One Glycine max cultivar Williams 82 chromosome 3, Glycine_max_v4.0, whole genome shotgun sequence DNA window includes the following coding sequences:
- the LOC100777218 gene encoding CBL-interacting serine/threonine-protein kinase 9 isoform X3: MSSMKVAKGRILVGKYELGKTIGEGSFAKVKFARNVQNGNYVAIKILDRKHVLRLNMMEQLMKEISTMKLINHPNVVRILEVLASKTKIYIVLEFVDGGELFDKIAANGRLKEDEARNYFQQLINAVDYCHSRGVYHRDLKPENLLDSNGVLKVSDFGLSTYSQKEDELLHTACGTPNYVAPEVLNDRGYVGSTSDIWSCGVILFVLMAGYLPFDEPTHMALYKKIGRAEFSCPSWFSPQAKKLLKHILDPNPLTRIKIPELLEDEWFKKGYKPTSFTEEEDLNVDDVVVAFNESNENLVTERKEKPVSMNAFELICRSQSFNLDSLFEKQTGQVKQETSFTSQCPANEIMFKIEEAAKPLGFNVYKRNYKMKLQGDKSGRKGHLSVATEDSNLAYK, translated from the exons ATGAGCAGCATGAAGGTAGCGAAAGGGCGTATCCTGGTTGGTAAATACGAGTTGGGAAAAACAATTGGAGAGGGAAGCTTTGCCAAGGTGAAGTTCGCCAGGAACGTCCAGAACGGTAACTATGTCGCCATCAAAATCCTCGACCGTAAACATGTCCTCCGCCTCAACATGATGGAACAGCTCATGAAAGAAATATCAACCATGAAGTTAATCAATCACCCCAACGTTGTTAGAATACTTGAG GTGTTGGCAAGCAAAACAAAGATTTACATTGTTCTGGAGTTTGTTGATGGGGGAGAACTATTTGACAAAATT GCTGCAAATGGAAGACTTAAAGAAGATGAAGCAAGAAATTATTTCCAACAGCTTATTAATGCTGTTGATTACTGCCATAGTAGAGGCGTGTATCACAGAGATTTGAAG CCTGAGAATCTTCTAGACTCAAATGGTGTCCTTAAAGTTTCAGATTTTGGTTTGAGTACATACTCACAGAAA GAGGATGAACTGCTCCACACTGCATGTGGAACCCCAAATTATGTTGCTCCTGAG GTGCTTAATGATAGAGGTTATGTTGGTTCTACATCTGATATTTGGTCTTGTGGAGTCATTCTCTTTGTACTTATGGCTGGGTACTTGCCTTTTGATGAACCAACTCATATGGCTCTGTACAAAAAA ATTGGCAGGGCAGAATTCTCTTGTCCATCATGGTTTTCGCCACAGGCAAAGAAATTGCTAAAACACATTCTTGACCCAAACCCTCTAACG aggatAAAAATTCCTGAGCTCTTAGAAGATGAATGGTTCAAAAAAGGATACAAGCCAACATCCTTCACTGAGGAAGAGGATCTAAATGTAGATGATGTAGTCGTTGCTTTCAATGAGTCTAAT GAAAATCTAGTGacagagagaaaagagaaaccCGTCTCCATGAATGCTTTTGAGCTCATTTGTAGGTCACAAAGTTTCAATCTTGACAGTTTGTTTGAGAAGCAAACG GGTCAAGTAAAGCAAGAAACAAGTTTTACTTCACAGTGCCCTGCAAATGAAATTATGTTTAAAATCGAGGAAGCAGCCAAGCCACTGGGCTTTAATGTATACAAGCGAAATTATAAG ATGAAGTTGCAAGGTGACAAGAGTGGGAGGAAGGGTCACCTTTCAGTGGCTACTGAG GACTCGAATCTAGCTTACAAGTGA
- the LOC100777218 gene encoding CBL-interacting serine/threonine-protein kinase 9 isoform X1: MSSMKVAKGRILVGKYELGKTIGEGSFAKVKFARNVQNGNYVAIKILDRKHVLRLNMMEQLMKEISTMKLINHPNVVRILEVLASKTKIYIVLEFVDGGELFDKIAANGRLKEDEARNYFQQLINAVDYCHSRGVYHRDLKPENLLDSNGVLKVSDFGLSTYSQKEDELLHTACGTPNYVAPEVLNDRGYVGSTSDIWSCGVILFVLMAGYLPFDEPTHMALYKKIGRAEFSCPSWFSPQAKKLLKHILDPNPLTRIKIPELLEDEWFKKGYKPTSFTEEEDLNVDDVVVAFNESNENLVTERKEKPVSMNAFELICRSQSFNLDSLFEKQTGQVKQETSFTSQCPANEIMFKIEEAAKPLGFNVYKRNYKMKLQGDKSGRKGHLSVATEVFEVAPSVHMVELRKTGGDTLEFHKFYKIFSSGLQDIVWHDTEGKKNMKN, encoded by the exons ATGAGCAGCATGAAGGTAGCGAAAGGGCGTATCCTGGTTGGTAAATACGAGTTGGGAAAAACAATTGGAGAGGGAAGCTTTGCCAAGGTGAAGTTCGCCAGGAACGTCCAGAACGGTAACTATGTCGCCATCAAAATCCTCGACCGTAAACATGTCCTCCGCCTCAACATGATGGAACAGCTCATGAAAGAAATATCAACCATGAAGTTAATCAATCACCCCAACGTTGTTAGAATACTTGAG GTGTTGGCAAGCAAAACAAAGATTTACATTGTTCTGGAGTTTGTTGATGGGGGAGAACTATTTGACAAAATT GCTGCAAATGGAAGACTTAAAGAAGATGAAGCAAGAAATTATTTCCAACAGCTTATTAATGCTGTTGATTACTGCCATAGTAGAGGCGTGTATCACAGAGATTTGAAG CCTGAGAATCTTCTAGACTCAAATGGTGTCCTTAAAGTTTCAGATTTTGGTTTGAGTACATACTCACAGAAA GAGGATGAACTGCTCCACACTGCATGTGGAACCCCAAATTATGTTGCTCCTGAG GTGCTTAATGATAGAGGTTATGTTGGTTCTACATCTGATATTTGGTCTTGTGGAGTCATTCTCTTTGTACTTATGGCTGGGTACTTGCCTTTTGATGAACCAACTCATATGGCTCTGTACAAAAAA ATTGGCAGGGCAGAATTCTCTTGTCCATCATGGTTTTCGCCACAGGCAAAGAAATTGCTAAAACACATTCTTGACCCAAACCCTCTAACG aggatAAAAATTCCTGAGCTCTTAGAAGATGAATGGTTCAAAAAAGGATACAAGCCAACATCCTTCACTGAGGAAGAGGATCTAAATGTAGATGATGTAGTCGTTGCTTTCAATGAGTCTAAT GAAAATCTAGTGacagagagaaaagagaaaccCGTCTCCATGAATGCTTTTGAGCTCATTTGTAGGTCACAAAGTTTCAATCTTGACAGTTTGTTTGAGAAGCAAACG GGTCAAGTAAAGCAAGAAACAAGTTTTACTTCACAGTGCCCTGCAAATGAAATTATGTTTAAAATCGAGGAAGCAGCCAAGCCACTGGGCTTTAATGTATACAAGCGAAATTATAAG ATGAAGTTGCAAGGTGACAAGAGTGGGAGGAAGGGTCACCTTTCAGTGGCTACTGAG GTTTTTGAAGTGGCGCCATCCGTGCATATGGTGGAGCTGCGAAAGACAGGGGGTGATACATTAGAGTTTCATAAG TTCTACAAAATATTCTCATCAGGGTTGCAAGACATAGTGTGGCATGAtactgaaggaaaaaaaaatatgaagaattAA
- the LOC100777218 gene encoding CBL-interacting serine/threonine-protein kinase 9 isoform X2: MSSMKVAKGRILVGKYELGKTIGEGSFAKVKFARNVQNGNYVAIKILDRKHVLRLNMMEQLMKEISTMKLINHPNVVRILEVLASKTKIYIVLEFVDGGELFDKIAANGRLKEDEARNYFQQLINAVDYCHSRGVYHRDLKPENLLDSNGVLKVSDFGLSTYSQKEDELLHTACGTPNYVAPEVLNDRGYVGSTSDIWSCGVILFVLMAGYLPFDEPTHMALYKKRIKIPELLEDEWFKKGYKPTSFTEEEDLNVDDVVVAFNESNENLVTERKEKPVSMNAFELICRSQSFNLDSLFEKQTGQVKQETSFTSQCPANEIMFKIEEAAKPLGFNVYKRNYKMKLQGDKSGRKGHLSVATEVFEVAPSVHMVELRKTGGDTLEFHKFYKIFSSGLQDIVWHDTEGKKNMKN, translated from the exons ATGAGCAGCATGAAGGTAGCGAAAGGGCGTATCCTGGTTGGTAAATACGAGTTGGGAAAAACAATTGGAGAGGGAAGCTTTGCCAAGGTGAAGTTCGCCAGGAACGTCCAGAACGGTAACTATGTCGCCATCAAAATCCTCGACCGTAAACATGTCCTCCGCCTCAACATGATGGAACAGCTCATGAAAGAAATATCAACCATGAAGTTAATCAATCACCCCAACGTTGTTAGAATACTTGAG GTGTTGGCAAGCAAAACAAAGATTTACATTGTTCTGGAGTTTGTTGATGGGGGAGAACTATTTGACAAAATT GCTGCAAATGGAAGACTTAAAGAAGATGAAGCAAGAAATTATTTCCAACAGCTTATTAATGCTGTTGATTACTGCCATAGTAGAGGCGTGTATCACAGAGATTTGAAG CCTGAGAATCTTCTAGACTCAAATGGTGTCCTTAAAGTTTCAGATTTTGGTTTGAGTACATACTCACAGAAA GAGGATGAACTGCTCCACACTGCATGTGGAACCCCAAATTATGTTGCTCCTGAG GTGCTTAATGATAGAGGTTATGTTGGTTCTACATCTGATATTTGGTCTTGTGGAGTCATTCTCTTTGTACTTATGGCTGGGTACTTGCCTTTTGATGAACCAACTCATATGGCTCTGTACAAAAAA aggatAAAAATTCCTGAGCTCTTAGAAGATGAATGGTTCAAAAAAGGATACAAGCCAACATCCTTCACTGAGGAAGAGGATCTAAATGTAGATGATGTAGTCGTTGCTTTCAATGAGTCTAAT GAAAATCTAGTGacagagagaaaagagaaaccCGTCTCCATGAATGCTTTTGAGCTCATTTGTAGGTCACAAAGTTTCAATCTTGACAGTTTGTTTGAGAAGCAAACG GGTCAAGTAAAGCAAGAAACAAGTTTTACTTCACAGTGCCCTGCAAATGAAATTATGTTTAAAATCGAGGAAGCAGCCAAGCCACTGGGCTTTAATGTATACAAGCGAAATTATAAG ATGAAGTTGCAAGGTGACAAGAGTGGGAGGAAGGGTCACCTTTCAGTGGCTACTGAG GTTTTTGAAGTGGCGCCATCCGTGCATATGGTGGAGCTGCGAAAGACAGGGGGTGATACATTAGAGTTTCATAAG TTCTACAAAATATTCTCATCAGGGTTGCAAGACATAGTGTGGCATGAtactgaaggaaaaaaaaatatgaagaattAA
- the LOC100790385 gene encoding 3-ketoacyl-CoA synthase 1: MGRNSIDMDRERLTAEMDFKDSSSAVIRIRRRLPDFLQSVKLKYVKLGLGYGYSYSCKAASIVMLAITLPLVFSLTGGIKLSKLCSHNHQLDAETVAAASAALLSLAALYRWKRSPAVYLVDFACYKPEKERKISVEGFLKMTEESGGFEEESLQFQRKISTRAGLGDETYLPRGITSRPPKLCMSEARLEAEAVMFGALDALLAKTGVDPKDIDILVVNCSLFNPTPSLSAMIVNHYRLRSNIKSYNLGGMGCSAGLISVDLAKDLLKANPNSYAVVVSTENITLNWYMGNDRSMLLCNCIFRMGGAAVLLSNKSSDMARSKYQLLHTVRTHKGADDKNYNCVYQKEDQSGKIGVCLARELMAVAGEALKTNITTLGPLVLPYSEQVMFLVSLVRRKVLKMSGVKPYIPDFKLALEHFCIHAGGRAVLDELQKNLELSEWHMEPSRMTLHRFGNTSSSSLWYELAYTEAKGRVSKGDRVWQIAFGSGFKCNSAVWKAVRDMPFLKDWRGNPWDDSINNYPVHLPSASSN, translated from the coding sequence ATGGGTCGCAATAGCATAGACATGGACAGGGAGAGATTAACGGCTGAGATGGACTTCAAGGACTCATCCTCCGCCGTGATCAGAATCCGGCGCCGGCTGCCGGATTTCCTTCAGTCGGTGAAACTGAAATACGTGAAGTTGGGATTGGGATACGGTTACTCATACTCATGCAAAGCAGCCAGCATTGTGATGCTAGCCATCACCCTCCCTCTCGTGTTCTCTCTAACCGGTGGTATCAAGCTCTCCAAACTCTGCTCCCACAACCACCAGCTCGACGCCGAGACCGTGGCGGCGGCTTCGGCGGCGCTACTCTCCCTGGCCGCCCTGTACCGGTGGAAGCGGTCCCCGGCGGTGTACCTGGTGGACTTCGCGTGCTACAAGCCGGAGAAAGAACGCAAAATATCGGTGGAGGGGTTTCTGAAGATGACCGAAGAGAGTGGGGGGTTCGAGGAAGAGTCTCTCCAATTCCAGAGGAAGATTTCCACAAGGGCGGGTTTGGGCGACGAGACCTACCTTCCCAGAGGAATAACTTCTCGGCCGCCCAAGCTCTGCATGAGCGAAGCGCGTCTGGAGGCAGAGGCAGTCATGTTCGGCGCCCTGGACGCTCTTTTGGCCAAAACGGGGGTTGATCCGAAGGACATTGACATTCTGGTGGTGAATTGCAGCCTGTTCAACCCAACACCATCTCTATCTGCAATGATTGTGAACCACTACAGGCTGAGAAGCAACATAAAGAGCTACAACCTCGGCGGCATGGGATGCAGCGCGGGACTCATATCGGTTGACTTAGCCAAAGACCTTCTCAAAGCAAACCCGAACTCCTACGCGGTGGTGGTGAGCACGGAGAACATAACCCTCAATTGGTACATGGGCAACGACCGATCCATGCTACTCTGCAACTGCATTTTCCGAATGGGAGGGGCCGCCGTGCTCCTCTCAAACAAGTCATCAGACATGGCACGCTCCAAGTACCAGCTCCTCCACACAGTCAGAACCCACAAGGGGGCAGATGACAAGAACTACAACTGCGTATACCAAAAGGAGGACCAGAGCGGGAAAATAGGGGTGTGTTTGGCGAGGGAGTTGATGGCAGTGGCAGGGGAGGCGTTGAAAACAAACATAACGACCTTGGGGCCGTTGGTTCTGCCATATTCGGAGCAGGTGATGTTCTTGGTGTCGCTGGTGAGGAGGAAGGTGCTGAAGATGTCGGGGGTGAAGCCATACATTCCGGATTTCAAGCTGGCCTTGGAGCATTTTTGCATACACGCCGGGGGGAGAGCGGTGCTGGACGAGCTGCAGAAGAATCTTGAGCTGAGCGAGTGGCACATGGAGCCCTCCAGGATGACCCTGCACAGATTCGGTAACACTTCCAGCAGCTCCCTCTGGTACGAGCTGGCCTACACGGAGGCCAAGGGTCGGGTCTCCAAGGGGGATCGGGTCTGGCAGATCGCCTTCGGGTCGGGTTTCAAGTGTAACAGCGCCGTCTGGAAGGCCGTTAGGGACATGCCATTCTTAAAGGACTGGCGTGGCAACCCCTGGGATGACTCCATCAATAACTATCCCGTTCATCTTCCCTCCGCATCTTCTAATTAA